Genomic segment of Dactylococcopsis salina PCC 8305:
AATTTTTACCGCGTGGGCTAAACCTGCTGGTTTTTCTTGAACAATATAAGTAATGGTCGCACCAAATTGGCTTCCGTCTCCTGTTTTATTTTTAATTTCTTCTCCCGTTTCTGGACTAATAATAATTCCAATGTCTGTAATTCCCGCTTCGACAATTGCTTCGATTCCGTACCATAAAATCGGTTTATTCGCGACGGGAACTAATTGTTTCGCACCTGTATAAGTAAGCGGACGTAATCTTGTTCCTTTTCCACCAGAAAGAATTAATGCTTTCATTATTTTTGAGTTGATAATTGGGTTAACATTTCTCTTAAACTGACTCGCCATTGTGGGGGAGGAGTTCCCAAAATTTTACCAATTTTTTCTCCTGATAATACAGAATAAGCGGGTCTTTTTGCTGGGGTGGGATATTCTTCGGTGGGAATGGGGGAAACACGATGAACTGTTACAGGGAAATGTAACACTTTCGCTTCTTCAAAAATGGCGATCGAAAAATCATACCAACTGGCGACACCACTATTCGTAAAATGATAAATTTCTTGAACAGGAGACGATGGTAATTTTGCAATTAATCCCATGATTGCTTTCGCGATGTCATTCGTCCAAGTCGGCGTTCCCACTTGATCAAAAACGACTTTTAATTCTTCTCTTTCTTGTCCCAGTCGTAACATGGTTTTGACAAAGTTTCCTTTTCCATAAACCCCATAAACCCAAGCGGTACGGAGAATTACATAATTATTGCAATGACTTTTTATTCCTTCTTCTCCCCCTTGTTTTGATCGACCATAAACCCCAATTGGATGCGTTTTATCTTGTTCGGTATAGGGTTTATTTTTTGTTCCATCAAAGACATAATCTGTAGAAATATGAAACAATCTTGCACCAATTTTTTCGGCACTTTCTGCTAGAATTGTCGGCGCATTGCTATTGACAGCGTGAGCCAATTCGGGTTCACTTTCTGCTCGATCGACGCTGGTATAAGCCCCTGCATTAATAATAATATCAGGTTGATGTTTTTGAACACAATCCCGAATCTGATCCGAGTTACTCAAATCCAGTTCGTCTTTTCCAAACGCAATCAATTCTCCGATTGTCGATAACAACGGCTGTAACTCTTTACCCAATTGCCCATTTTTTCCCGTTAAAAGAATTTTATTCATATAACTCTGCATCTTTTAAAAGTTTTCCAGCTTGGTCTTTTGAGGATAAAATTGGAGTTGTTATATTCTCCCAGTTAATATTAAGTTCAGGGTCATTCCATAAAATGGTTCTTTCCTGTTTTGGCGCATAATAATCAGTCGTTTTGTATAAAACTTCTGCTGCTTCTGAGAGAACATAAAAACCGTGAGCAAAACCAGGAGGAATCCACAACTGTTGTTTATTTTCAGCACTTAAAACACAACTCACCCATTGACAAAATGTTGGAGAACTGCGACGAATATCAACGGCAACATCAAGGACTTCTCCCATAATTGATCGCACTAATTTTCCTTGAGGTTGTTGAATTTGATAATGTAATCCTCGGAGGACATTTTGCTGAGAGCGAGAATGATTACCTTGAACAAATTGAGTATTTACGCCACTTTTTTGGGTAAATTCTTTATGATTAAAACTTTCAAAGAAAAAGCCTCGATCGTCCCCAAAAATTTGGGGTTTAATGATTAAAACATCAGGAATTTTCGTCTTAATAATTTCCATATTTGGACATTGTATAGTTAACAAAAACCGTAATTAAATCTCTAATAATGATACAATAAAATCTTTGTCAATACCAAATCATCTTTCTTGTGCGATCGCACCTCCCTTTTACCATTACCAGAAACTGATGGTGAATAATTGGCGCTACACACCTTCCCCCCTTTCAAAGGGGGGCTAGGGGGGGATATACTGTTACCTGACTTTTTGAAAATGGTCTAATTATGACTGCTTTTTCCGCACTCATTGGTCAAAAGCAAGCAGTAGAATTATTAACCAGTGCTGTTACCCGTCAACGCATTGCTCCCGCTTACTTATTCAATGGTCCAGAAGGCGTGGGACGACATTTAGCTGCGATCGAGTTTACCACTTTAATCCTTGCTGAGGAACAAAATCTTAATTTAGTCCGACATAAAGTTCAGAGCCAAAATCATCCTGATTTGCTCACAGTTGAACCCACCTATCTTCAGCAGGGGAAACTCTTGACGGAAGCACAAGCACAAGCAGAGGGTTTAAAACGGAAAGCCCCCCCGCAAATACGAGTCGAACAAATCAGGGAGATTGCGCGGTTTTTATCTCGTCCACCGTTGGAAGCGTCTCGTGCTGTGGTTATCATTGAAGCGGCGCACACAATGGCAGAAGCGGCGGCAAACGCTTTGTTAAAAACCCTAGAAGAACCTGGAAAAGCCACAATTATTTTAATTGCTCCCAGTGCTGATTCTCTCCTACCGACATTAGTTTCTCGCTGTCAACGGATTCCATTTTATCGTTTATCAATGCCAGACTTAAAACAAGTGTTAGCACAGACTGATCAGAGTGAAATTATCGAACAAGAAACCCTTTGCGCGATCGCACAAGGAAGTCCAGGAGAAGCAATGATTGCAAAGGAAAATTTAACGGAAATCCCTAAATCTATATTACAACAATTAGAAACTCTGATTAATCATCAGGAACAATCTTCCTTAATTAACACTGAAATTG
This window contains:
- the rfbD gene encoding dTDP-4-dehydrorhamnose reductase, producing the protein MNKILLTGKNGQLGKELQPLLSTIGELIAFGKDELDLSNSDQIRDCVQKHQPDIIINAGAYTSVDRAESEPELAHAVNSNAPTILAESAEKIGARLFHISTDYVFDGTKNKPYTEQDKTHPIGVYGRSKQGGEEGIKSHCNNYVILRTAWVYGVYGKGNFVKTMLRLGQEREELKVVFDQVGTPTWTNDIAKAIMGLIAKLPSSPVQEIYHFTNSGVASWYDFSIAIFEEAKVLHFPVTVHRVSPIPTEEYPTPAKRPAYSVLSGEKIGKILGTPPPQWRVSLREMLTQLSTQK
- the rfbC gene encoding dTDP-4-dehydrorhamnose 3,5-epimerase, yielding MEIIKTKIPDVLIIKPQIFGDDRGFFFESFNHKEFTQKSGVNTQFVQGNHSRSQQNVLRGLHYQIQQPQGKLVRSIMGEVLDVAVDIRRSSPTFCQWVSCVLSAENKQQLWIPPGFAHGFYVLSEAAEVLYKTTDYYAPKQERTILWNDPELNINWENITTPILSSKDQAGKLLKDAELYE
- a CDS encoding DNA polymerase III subunit delta' — protein: MTAFSALIGQKQAVELLTSAVTRQRIAPAYLFNGPEGVGRHLAAIEFTTLILAEEQNLNLVRHKVQSQNHPDLLTVEPTYLQQGKLLTEAQAQAEGLKRKAPPQIRVEQIREIARFLSRPPLEASRAVVIIEAAHTMAEAAANALLKTLEEPGKATIILIAPSADSLLPTLVSRCQRIPFYRLSMPDLKQVLAQTDQSEIIEQETLCAIAQGSPGEAMIAKENLTEIPKSILQQLETLINHQEQSSLINTEIALNLGKEISQNLDFPTQIWLINYLQQRFWKQGLKTQVPLKRLSGLEQLETSQKMLLSYVQPRLVWEVTLLQIGEVTSPESLDHN